A single genomic interval of Aythya fuligula isolate bAytFul2 chromosome 28, bAytFul2.pri, whole genome shotgun sequence harbors:
- the LOC116499738 gene encoding feather beta keratin-like, protein MSCYDLCRPCGPTPLANSCNEPCVRQCQDSRVVIQPSPVVVTLPGPILSSFPQNTAVGSTTSAAVGSILSEEGVPISSGGFGLSGFGGRYSGRRCLPC, encoded by the coding sequence ATGTCCTGCTACGATCTGTGCCGTCCCTGTGGGCCAACCCCGCTTGCCaacagctgcaacgagccctgtgtCCGGCAGTGCCAGGACTCCCGTGTGGTGATCCAGCCCTCTCCCGTGGTGgtgaccctgcccggccccatcctcagctccttcccccagaacaccgCTGTGGGATCCACCACCTCAGCTGCCGTTGGCAGCATCCTGAGTGAGGAGGGAGTGCCCATCTCCTCCGGGGGCTTTGGCCTCTCTGGCTTTGGTGGCCGCTACAGTGGCAGGAGGTGCCTGCCCTGCTAA